A genomic window from Acidobacteriota bacterium includes:
- a CDS encoding MBL fold metallo-hydrolase: MSLTFCGAARNVTGSRTLVETPKARFLVDCGMHQERDFLSRNWEPFRIPPRELKAVLLTHAHLDHCGLLPKLVAEGFRGDIVCTRATAEVAKIILQDSAKLQEEDAAYKKKRHMKEGRRGPHPEIPLYTGEDVEKTLPLFRTVEYGEPVAVAQGVTATYYDAGHVIGSAMIRVVVTEGTEERRLVFSGDIGRWDRPMLEDPHTFLSPDYVVMESTYGDRNHDKNRDIKEELAAIVNSAVAAGGHIIVPSFALQRSQEMLYYLNELLLAKRIPPIPVYLDSPMAIRVTEVFKRHGTLFDTEMREFLENGRSPFDFPGLRMVQTTNESKQLNYLKGTAMIIAGSGMVTGGRIKHHISNNISRPEATILFIGYQAVGTLGRHIVEGAGNVRIFGANHAVRARIAQIHGFSAHADRDDLIRWLSSITKDPRRIFVNHGEESASRAFARLLEEEKGLPVLVPKYGQTVPLD; the protein is encoded by the coding sequence TTGAGCCTTACTTTCTGCGGCGCCGCCCGCAACGTCACCGGATCCAGGACCCTCGTCGAAACCCCGAAAGCGCGCTTTCTCGTCGACTGCGGCATGCACCAGGAACGGGATTTTCTCTCCCGCAACTGGGAACCATTCCGCATCCCGCCGCGGGAACTCAAGGCCGTCCTTCTGACCCACGCCCACCTCGATCATTGCGGGCTGCTGCCCAAGCTCGTGGCCGAAGGGTTCCGGGGCGACATCGTCTGCACGCGGGCGACGGCCGAGGTAGCGAAGATCATCCTCCAGGACTCCGCCAAGCTCCAGGAAGAGGACGCGGCCTACAAGAAGAAACGGCACATGAAGGAAGGGCGCCGCGGCCCGCACCCGGAGATCCCCCTGTATACGGGCGAAGACGTCGAAAAAACGCTCCCCCTCTTCAGGACGGTCGAATACGGGGAACCGGTCGCCGTGGCCCAGGGCGTCACCGCGACCTACTACGACGCGGGGCACGTCATCGGGTCGGCCATGATCCGGGTCGTCGTCACGGAGGGAACGGAGGAGCGCCGCCTCGTCTTTTCGGGCGATATCGGCCGCTGGGACCGTCCGATGCTGGAAGACCCCCACACCTTCCTCAGCCCGGACTACGTCGTCATGGAGTCCACCTACGGGGACCGCAACCACGACAAAAACCGCGACATCAAGGAGGAGCTCGCCGCGATCGTCAACAGCGCCGTCGCGGCCGGCGGCCACATCATCGTTCCGAGCTTCGCCCTGCAGCGCTCGCAGGAGATGCTCTACTACCTCAACGAGCTGCTCCTGGCCAAGCGGATTCCGCCCATACCGGTATATCTCGACAGCCCCATGGCCATCCGCGTCACCGAGGTGTTCAAGCGGCACGGGACGCTGTTCGACACGGAGATGCGGGAGTTCCTCGAGAACGGCCGCTCCCCCTTCGACTTCCCCGGCCTGCGCATGGTGCAGACCACCAACGAGTCGAAGCAGCTGAACTACCTGAAGGGGACCGCCATGATCATCGCCGGCTCGGGGATGGTCACCGGGGGCCGCATCAAGCATCACATATCCAACAACATCAGCCGCCCGGAGGCGACCATCCTCTTCATCGGCTACCAGGCCGTCGGCACGCTCGGACGCCACATCGTCGAAGGGGCCGGGAACGTGCGGATTTTCGGCGCGAACCACGCGGTGCGTGCGCGGATCGCCCAGATCCACGGATTTTCGGCCCACGCGGACCGCGACGACCTCATCCGCTGGCTTTCCTCGATCACGAAAGACCCCAGGCGCATCTTCGTCAACCACGGCGAGGAGAGCGCGTCGCGGGCGTTCGCCCGCCTGCTCGAGGAGGAGAAGGGCCTGCCGGTCCTCGTTCCGAAGTACGGGCAGACGGTACCGCTCGACTGA
- a CDS encoding PAS domain-containing protein: protein MTVATVSESPAGKTGNRLFRKTAVLCLCLLLLMLLVLDLFVVRGIRAEVRAGAFSRLEALAGMAVRMPPPSLRPPAPREWVEWVSGGGVRATLIGAGGEVLADTEGDASGMENHRDRPEIRQAVASGSGRATRYSDTLGQDLVYLAVRFAAAGEGPLVLRLSVPLGRLDGAVRDFRRRLWGTSFLMLALIGGVSLLLFRRVSNRIGRLKEFSRRVAEGDFRPMPVERSNDELAELSESLNRTAARLDQSIRTLTEERNQSSAILASMEEGVAVIDSGQRVVYCNRAFIGAAGIEAAGDGTRDAGCRSRPIVEVLHHPDLLSLFRKALAGGETVRGEVVTGSVRTRSYAATAAPVRSGRSTTGAVMVLHDITEIRRLERARRDFVANVSHEFRTPLAAIQGFAETLLEGALEDREDGRRFVRIIHAHALRLGRLTGDLLKLARIEAERLSLETSPVAVSRILDPSLETTRMEADRKGLVLEADYAPDLPPVPGDVRLLQEAVQNLLDNAVRYTPPGGRIRVHAEAVRGEVLLSVSDTGVGIPRADQQRVFERFYRADAARSRESGGTGLGLAIAKHLVEAHGGRIRVESELGRGSTFTVSLPLGPASGTTPEGGGVSPPAP, encoded by the coding sequence ATGACCGTCGCCACAGTTTCCGAATCTCCGGCGGGGAAGACCGGGAACCGCCTCTTCCGGAAAACGGCGGTCCTCTGCCTCTGCCTGCTGCTCCTCATGCTCCTCGTCCTCGACCTCTTCGTGGTCCGGGGCATCAGGGCCGAGGTCCGGGCCGGCGCCTTCTCCCGGCTCGAGGCGCTCGCGGGCATGGCCGTGCGGATGCCGCCGCCCTCCCTCCGTCCCCCGGCCCCCCGCGAATGGGTCGAGTGGGTCTCGGGCGGCGGCGTCCGCGCCACCCTGATCGGCGCCGGGGGTGAGGTGCTGGCCGACACCGAAGGGGACGCCTCCGGCATGGAGAATCACCGGGACCGTCCCGAGATCCGGCAGGCGGTCGCCTCCGGCTCCGGACGGGCGACGCGGTACAGCGATACCCTCGGGCAGGACCTCGTGTACCTGGCCGTGCGCTTCGCCGCCGCGGGGGAGGGGCCCCTGGTCCTGAGGCTTTCGGTCCCGCTCGGGCGGCTGGACGGCGCGGTGCGGGACTTCCGCCGCAGGCTGTGGGGGACCTCTTTCCTGATGCTGGCCCTGATCGGGGGGGTGTCGCTCCTCCTTTTCCGCAGGGTGAGCAACCGCATCGGGCGGCTGAAGGAGTTTTCCCGGAGGGTGGCCGAGGGGGATTTCCGCCCCATGCCGGTGGAGAGGAGCAACGACGAACTGGCGGAGCTGTCGGAGTCCCTGAACCGGACGGCCGCGCGGCTGGACCAGTCGATCCGGACCCTGACGGAAGAGCGCAACCAGTCTTCGGCCATCCTCGCCAGCATGGAGGAAGGGGTCGCCGTCATCGATTCCGGCCAGAGGGTGGTGTACTGCAACCGCGCCTTTATCGGCGCCGCGGGTATCGAAGCGGCGGGGGATGGGACGCGGGACGCCGGCTGCCGCTCTCGACCGATCGTGGAAGTGCTGCACCACCCCGACCTCCTCTCGCTCTTCCGCAAGGCCCTGGCGGGCGGGGAAACGGTCCGGGGCGAAGTGGTGACCGGTTCGGTCCGCACCCGGTCCTACGCCGCGACCGCGGCGCCGGTGCGCTCGGGGCGGTCGACGACGGGGGCGGTCATGGTGCTGCACGACATCACCGAAATCCGCCGGCTGGAGCGGGCACGCCGCGATTTCGTCGCCAACGTCTCCCACGAGTTCCGCACCCCGCTCGCGGCCATCCAGGGATTCGCCGAGACCCTGCTCGAAGGCGCGCTCGAGGACCGGGAAGACGGCCGGCGCTTCGTCCGCATCATTCACGCTCACGCCCTGCGGCTGGGCCGCCTGACCGGGGACCTGCTCAAGCTGGCCCGCATCGAGGCGGAGCGGTTGTCGCTGGAAACCAGCCCGGTCGCCGTCTCGCGCATCCTCGATCCCTCCCTGGAAACGACCCGCATGGAAGCGGACCGGAAGGGGCTTGTGCTGGAGGCCGACTACGCCCCGGATCTCCCCCCGGTCCCCGGGGACGTCCGCCTGCTTCAGGAGGCGGTCCAGAACCTCCTGGACAACGCCGTTCGCTACACCCCCCCCGGCGGGCGCATCCGCGTCCACGCCGAGGCCGTGCGGGGAGAGGTGCTCCTCTCGGTCTCCGACACCGGGGTCGGGATCCCCCGCGCCGACCAGCAGAGGGTGTTCGAGAGGTTCTACCGGGCGGACGCCGCGCGTTCGAGGGAATCGGGGGGGACGGGGCTGGGGCTGGCCATCGCCAAGCACCTGGTGGAAGCCCACGGCGGCCGCATCCGGGTGGAGAGCGAACTGGGAAGGGGCTCCACCTTCACGGTGTCGCTGCCGCTCGGTCCGGCGTCCGGGACGACGCCGGAGGGAGGGGGGGTCAGTCCTCCGGCTCCCTGA